The window GACGCTCAATAACCCCATTTACGCCGATTCCATTCAGGCGCTTCAACAAACGCTGTGGGGCTATGGATATCAGCTGCTGATTGCGAGTCACGAATACAAGCCGGCGCGCGAACTCGAGGTGCTGCGCGCGATTCTCGAGCGCGGCGTGGACGGGCTCGTGCTCGTCGGCACCGATCATCCTCCCGAAGTCTTCGCGCTCACGCGTCAATACGACTTGCCCTATGTGCTTACCTGGTCGGTGGACGAAACGCAGTATCCGCACTGCGTCGGCTTCTCGAACTTCGAGGCCGCTTACCAGTTGGCACGGCGCATCGTCGGATTCGGGCATCGGCGCGTGGCCATGTGCGGCGGCTCCACGTTCGGAAATGAACGCGTGCGCGCGCGGCAGGCAGGCACGCGCGCCGCGCTCAGGGAAGCAGGCCTCGACCTGAGACCCGAATGGATCGTGGAGGCACCGTTCACGTTCGAAGGCGGACGGCAGGCGCTGCGCGAACTCTGGGACGGCGAAGTGCGCCCCAGCGTCGTGATATGCGGCACGGATCTGCAGGCCATCGGGCTGCTCGACGAATGCCGCGCGAAAGGCATTCGCGTACCCGAAGATCTTTCGGTGACCGGGTTCGACGACATCGAACAGGCACGGCTCACTCAGCCGCCGCTGACGACGGTGCGCGTGCCATCGCTGGAGATCGGCGCACGCGCGGCACGGCATCTGATGGCGCTGATCGACGGCAAGGACGGTGACAATGAACTCGTGCTCGAAGCGCCCGTTGTGGAACGGGGCACGCTTTCGGAGCCAGTGCAAGGCGAGTCGGAAGTCTGATCGGACCGCTCAACCCATGTTGTCGCACAGAATCGCCCAGCTCGCGCAGCCGTGGCGCGAGCGGCCGCAGCATCCTTTCGCAGATGCGACTCACGCCCGAGGAATCGCGGCGTTGTCTCGTCGTTTCCGAACAGGACCTGGAGGCGGTGACGAACGACATCGAACGAATTCGCGCCAGGGGATTCGGCACGCGCCATCACGAATTGATCGAGGGCACCGTAGTCGGCGCAGCGCCGTTCTTCAACAGCGCCAATCAGGTAGCGGGTTAGATATGCGTTTTTGGCC is drawn from Caballeronia sp. NK8 and contains these coding sequences:
- a CDS encoding LacI family DNA-binding transcriptional regulator, coding for MKPTRATLADVARLAGVSLGSASRALSVPDQVKPQTLANVQRAVEQLGYVRNGAAQALASRKTRTVAAIYPTLNNPIYADSIQALQQTLWGYGYQLLIASHEYKPARELEVLRAILERGVDGLVLVGTDHPPEVFALTRQYDLPYVLTWSVDETQYPHCVGFSNFEAAYQLARRIVGFGHRRVAMCGGSTFGNERVRARQAGTRAALREAGLDLRPEWIVEAPFTFEGGRQALRELWDGEVRPSVVICGTDLQAIGLLDECRAKGIRVPEDLSVTGFDDIEQARLTQPPLTTVRVPSLEIGARAARHLMALIDGKDGDNELVLEAPVVERGTLSEPVQGESEV